In Notamacropus eugenii isolate mMacEug1 chromosome 1, mMacEug1.pri_v2, whole genome shotgun sequence, one genomic interval encodes:
- the LOC140517372 gene encoding cytochrome P450 2C23-like isoform X1 yields MDPWGLTTPALLACVFFLILSIWIQGFKKGKLPPGPTPLPFIGNILQLDLKNIAASFSQLAEKYGPIYTIYIGTQRIVVLHGYNIMKEALIDQGDVFMDRGDIPIFEDLARGQGIVFSHGERWKQIRRFSLMTLRNFGMGKRTIEERVQEEAQCLVEELKKTKGQPTDPTFILGCAPCNVICSILFRDRFKYNDEKFLYLMNLLNENFRLFNKPWTQLYNFLPAFRAYLPGEHKRLFRILEEIKSFILERVKEHQKILDPSSPQDYIDCYLSKMQQEKDNPQSEFDMENLIMTGADLFIAGTETTSSTLRYGLLLILKHPEVQAKIHEEIDSVIGHNRVPSIKDRQDMPYVDAVVHEVQRFINLLPLNLPHAVTRDIHFQQYVLPKGTTVYPLLTPVLYDSKEFPNPDQFDPQHFLDKNGRFKKSDHFTPFSIGKRSCAGEALARMELFLFLTTILQNFTLKSVGDPNEISIKTNNVGFTSIPPPYQLCFLPR; encoded by the exons ATGGATCCTTGGGGACTCACCACTCCTGCCCTCCTGGCTTGTGTTTTTTTCCTGATCTTGTCTATATGGATCCAAGGATTCAAAAAGGGGAAGCTCCCACCAGGTCCTACTCCTCTTCCCTTTATTGGCAACATTCTGCAATTGGACTTGAAAAACATTGCTGCATCATTCTCTCAG CTGGCTGAAAAATATGGCCCCATCTATACTATTTATATTGGAACCCAGCGTATTGTGGTGCTACATGGATATAACATTATGAAGGAAGCTCTGATTGATCAAGGAGATGTTTTTATGGACAGAGGAGACATACCGATATTTGAAGATCTAGCCAGAGGACAAG gaattgttttcagtcatggaGAGAGGTGGAAACAAATCCGCAGATTTTCTCTCATGACCCTAAGGAACtttgggatggggaagagaaCCATTGAAGAGAGAGTTCAAGAAGAAGCCCAGTGTTTggtggaagagttaaagaaaacaaagg GCCAACCTACTGATCCCACCTTCATCCTTGGCTGTGCTCCTTGCAATGTGATCTGCTCTATCCTTTTCCGTGATCGATTCAAATACAATGATGAGAAATTTCTATATCTGATGAACTTGTTAAATGAAAACTTTCGTCTGTTTAACAAACCATGGACACAG CTCTACAACTTTCTACCAGCATTCAGAGCGTACCTCCCTGGAGAacataaaagactttttagaaTTTTAGAGGAAATTAAAAGTTTCATTTTGGAAAGAGTGAAGGAGCATCAAAAGATACTGGATCCCTCCAGTCCTCAAGACTATATTGACTGCTACCTGTCCAAAATGCAGCAG GAGAAAGACAATCCCCAGTCTGAATTTGACATGGAGAATCTAATAATGACAGGTGCAGATTTATTTATTGCAGGAACAGAGACAACCAGCAGCACTCTAAGATATGGCCTGCTGCTCATTCTGAAACATCCTGAGGTCCAAG CAAAAATTCATGAGGAAATTGATAGTGTTATTGGACATAATCGAGTTCCTTCCATAAAAGACAGACAAGATATGCCCTATGTGGATGCTGTGGTGCATGAGGTGCAAAGATTCATTAACCTCTTACCTCTCAACCTGCCTCATGCAGTGACCCGGGACATCCATTTCCAACAATATGTCCTCCCCAAG GGAACAACAGTCTACCCCCTGCTCACCCCAGTCTTGTATGACAGCAAAGAGTTTCCCAACCCTGACCAGTTTGACCCCCAGCACTTCCTGGATAAGAATGGGAGATTCAAGAAAAGTGACCACTTCACGCCTTTTTCTATTG gaaAACGGTCTTGTGCTGGAGAGGCCTTGGCACGGATggagttgtttttgtttcttaCCACCATTCTACAGAATTTCACCCTCAAATCAGTTGGGGATCCAAATGAAATTAGCATTAAGACCAATAATGTTGGATTCACCAGTATTCCACCACCTTACCAACTATGCTTTCTTCCCCGCTAA
- the LOC140517372 gene encoding cytochrome P450 2C23-like isoform X2, with protein sequence MDPWGLTTPALLACVFFLILSIWIQGFKKGKLPPGPTPLPFIGNILQLDLKNIAASFSQLAEKYGPIYTIYIGTQRIVVLHGYNIMKEALIDQGDVFMDRGDIPIFEDLARGQGIVFSHGERWKQIRRFSLMTLRNFGMGKRTIEERVQEEAQCLVEELKKTKGQPTDPTFILGCAPCNVICSILFRDRFKYNDEKFLYLMNLLNENFRLFNKPWTQEKDNPQSEFDMENLIMTGADLFIAGTETTSSTLRYGLLLILKHPEVQAKIHEEIDSVIGHNRVPSIKDRQDMPYVDAVVHEVQRFINLLPLNLPHAVTRDIHFQQYVLPKGTTVYPLLTPVLYDSKEFPNPDQFDPQHFLDKNGRFKKSDHFTPFSIGKRSCAGEALARMELFLFLTTILQNFTLKSVGDPNEISIKTNNVGFTSIPPPYQLCFLPR encoded by the exons ATGGATCCTTGGGGACTCACCACTCCTGCCCTCCTGGCTTGTGTTTTTTTCCTGATCTTGTCTATATGGATCCAAGGATTCAAAAAGGGGAAGCTCCCACCAGGTCCTACTCCTCTTCCCTTTATTGGCAACATTCTGCAATTGGACTTGAAAAACATTGCTGCATCATTCTCTCAG CTGGCTGAAAAATATGGCCCCATCTATACTATTTATATTGGAACCCAGCGTATTGTGGTGCTACATGGATATAACATTATGAAGGAAGCTCTGATTGATCAAGGAGATGTTTTTATGGACAGAGGAGACATACCGATATTTGAAGATCTAGCCAGAGGACAAG gaattgttttcagtcatggaGAGAGGTGGAAACAAATCCGCAGATTTTCTCTCATGACCCTAAGGAACtttgggatggggaagagaaCCATTGAAGAGAGAGTTCAAGAAGAAGCCCAGTGTTTggtggaagagttaaagaaaacaaagg GCCAACCTACTGATCCCACCTTCATCCTTGGCTGTGCTCCTTGCAATGTGATCTGCTCTATCCTTTTCCGTGATCGATTCAAATACAATGATGAGAAATTTCTATATCTGATGAACTTGTTAAATGAAAACTTTCGTCTGTTTAACAAACCATGGACACAG GAGAAAGACAATCCCCAGTCTGAATTTGACATGGAGAATCTAATAATGACAGGTGCAGATTTATTTATTGCAGGAACAGAGACAACCAGCAGCACTCTAAGATATGGCCTGCTGCTCATTCTGAAACATCCTGAGGTCCAAG CAAAAATTCATGAGGAAATTGATAGTGTTATTGGACATAATCGAGTTCCTTCCATAAAAGACAGACAAGATATGCCCTATGTGGATGCTGTGGTGCATGAGGTGCAAAGATTCATTAACCTCTTACCTCTCAACCTGCCTCATGCAGTGACCCGGGACATCCATTTCCAACAATATGTCCTCCCCAAG GGAACAACAGTCTACCCCCTGCTCACCCCAGTCTTGTATGACAGCAAAGAGTTTCCCAACCCTGACCAGTTTGACCCCCAGCACTTCCTGGATAAGAATGGGAGATTCAAGAAAAGTGACCACTTCACGCCTTTTTCTATTG gaaAACGGTCTTGTGCTGGAGAGGCCTTGGCACGGATggagttgtttttgtttcttaCCACCATTCTACAGAATTTCACCCTCAAATCAGTTGGGGATCCAAATGAAATTAGCATTAAGACCAATAATGTTGGATTCACCAGTATTCCACCACCTTACCAACTATGCTTTCTTCCCCGCTAA